CTGACGAGAAAGCACCTGAAAACCTAAGTGAAGCAGGGGAAGTACAGGTTAAAGATAAGGAAGGACAGCGGATATTAGGAAATATTAAACCAGACAGCCACTGTATTGCATTAGCAATCGAAGGTAAACAACAGTCCTCAGAAGCTCTAGCTGCAAACCTGGACAAGCTCGCCACCTATGGCAAGAGTCATATTACATTGGTTATTGGCGGTAGCTTAGGGTTAAGTGATGATGTATTAAAAAGAGCCGACGAGAAGCTGTCATTTTCGAAGATGACCTTACCCCATCAGCTTATGCGGTTGATATTGCTCGAGCAGGTATATCGGGCGTTTAGGATAAATAAAGGTGAACCGTATCATAAGTGACACAAAATGCAAGTAGTAGCAATGCAAGAAAAAGTAGGAGGCACATAGTCAGAATTCACTAAAAAAACTATTTTTTTCGAATAATAACGTAGTATAATAGAAGATAGATATAAATAAAATATAAAAAAGATAGGATAAAGGAGAGAGAAGAAATGAAAGTCACATTATTCACAACCTGTATTGTCGATTTTATGGCAATGAATGTCGGCAAAGCTACTGTTGAATTACTAGAAAGTTTGGGGCATGAGATCGATTATCCTACGAATCAAACATGCTGTGGGCAACCTATGTACAACACTGGATACGTAGAGAAAACAAAAAGCACAATCAAGCACTTTATCGAAACGTTTGAACATGCAGAAGTAATTGTTTCACCTTCAGGTTCTTGTGTTTCATTTGTAAAAGAATATCCTCATGTTCTAGCGGATGATAAAGATTGGAAAGAAAGAGCGGAGAAAGTTGCAGCAAAAACATATGAACTATCTCAATTTTTAATAGACGTTATTAATATAAATGACTTTTCTGCGAAATTACCAGGAAAGGCTGTATACCACAGCAACTGCCATACAGCTAGATTCTTAAAAGTGAAAGAACAGCCATTACAACTTCTTTCAAAAGTAGAAGGTTTAGAATTAGTAGATTTCCACAATTCGGACAAGTGTTGCGGGTTTGGTGGTACCTTCTCTGTTAAAATGGGGGACATCTCAGCTGAGGTTGCTGATGAAAAAGCAAGGTATATCCAAGAAGCTAATCCTGATTATTTGATAGGTGCAGACTTCGCTTGTCTAATGAATATAGGTGGACGTTTAAGTAGAATTGGATCAAATATCAAAGTCATGCACATTGCTGAAGTACTAAATTCTAAATAGAAAGGAGAGTTAAAATGGGGATAAAAATTAACGACAAAAGCTTTAAGAAAAACCTTGAAAAAAATCTAAACGATGATTTTATGCGTGCTGCAATGGTGAAAGCCCAGGATTTAATTAATAAAAACAGAGCTAACGTGTTGTCGCAATTGGGAGATGGTAATTACCAAGAGTGGCAAAAACTATCGGGAGAAGCTCGTGCCCACGCTATTGAAAACTTAGATTTCTACTTAAATCAATTCGCTGAAAATGTTGTCAAAAATGGAGGCACCGTATTTTTTGCAAAGGATGCAAAGGAAGCCTCTCAGTATGTTACTAATCTAGCAATAGAAAAAGGTGTTAAAAAAGTTGTAAAAGCTAAATCGATGGTTACAGAAGAAATTGGACTTAACCATGATTTAATTGATGCAGGGGTAGATGTAAAAGAAACTGACCTAGCGGAATACATTTTGCAATTAGATGATTGGAATCCACCTTCACATATGGTAGTGCCATCTTTACATTTAAACAAGACGCAAATTCGCGATGTTTTTGCCAAGAATGGATATTCTGGCAAAGATATTCCAGAAGATTTAGCTGCATTCGCTCGTGCCCAACTGCGTAATGAATTCTTAACGGCTGACATGGGAATTTACGGATGTAATTTTGCTATCGCTGAATCAGGAGCGATTACATTAATCAGTAATGAAGGGAATATCGATCTATGTACATCAGCACCTGAATTACAGGTAGCGGTAATGGGGATGGAACGGATCTTAGCTACCTATGAAGATGCGGATATCTGTATTAGCTTATTAGCTAGAAATGCAGTAGGGGCAAAAAGCACAAGCTATACGACATTTGTAAACGGCATTACTGAAGAAGGCGCTGCGGATGGTGCTAAAGAATTTCATGTAGTGATCGTTGATAATGGACGTTCTAAAGTATTGAAGTCTCAATTTAAAGAAGTATTGCAATGTATGCGCTGTGCAGCATGTTTAAATATCTGTCCAATATATCGACAAGTTGGTGGCCACTCTTATAATTCTATCTATTCTGGGCCACTGGGTGTTGTTTTGACGCCACTTCTTGCCGGCTATGAAGACTTTGAAGAGCTTCCATATATGTGTTCACTTTGTGGGGCGTGTACAGAGGTTTGTCCATCTAATATCAAGTTACATTCATTAATTCATGAGCACAAGCGAGTATTAGCGGAAGACAAGAAGAACTCTGCATTCTGGGGTGTGAGTATGACTGGAGCAGGTAAGGTGTTCAGTCGTCCATGGATGTATAAGTTGGGAACAGGTATTGCTCCATTAATGACAAAGCCACTTATGGAAGATGGAAAAATTAAGAAAGGTATCAGTATTCTTAAAGGGTGGACTGACAAACGTGACATGCCAGCATTGGAGAAAACACGTTTTAGAGATTGGTATGCCTCTAGAAGTAAAGGAGGTAATAAATAATGAAAAAAGGACAAATTTTAAATAGAGAGTCATTTATTTCTAACCTTTCAAACATACTAGGTCGAGAAATGCCGAAAGAAGTTGTGCATCCTGGATTATCAAGCAAACCTCATCTTGAAATTTATAAGGGCTATACTCAAGCACAACTAGCTGAAGAATTCCATAAAAATGCCCAGGTTAACAAAGCTGGATCGGGTGGTAAGATTGATTCCTTAATTATCGAGAAAAAAGATCTTGCAAATACAGTAGCAGAGAAACTAGTTGAACATGGAACGGGGCCAATTATCGCATGGAACGATGAGCGTTTTGCAGAATGGGGCCTAAATGAAGTGTTGAAAGATGCATATGTTTGGACTGATAAAAAAGGCCGTGAAAATGTCGATAAAGCATTGGAAGCATCTTATGGCGTCTGTATTAGTGATATTTCACTTGCTGAAACAGCTTCTTACACCGTCATTGATAAGCTGGGAAAAGGAAGGTCGTCAAACTTCTTGCCTTTAAATTATGTATGTATAGTACCGCAAAGTACAATTGTTCCGCGTTTAACGCAAGCAATGCAAAAGCTTCATGAGATGTCAAAAGAGGGAATAAATCCTGCAGCCATTAACTTTATTTGTGGTTCAAGTAGCTCCTCTGACATTGAGTTAAACAAGGTATGGGGCGTACATGGACCTATCCGTTTAACATACCTCATTGTTTCTGATTTGTAAAAATATAGCAAACGTTTTTTAGAAGACCAGTCTCTTACAAGGAGATTGGTCTATTTTCTTGTTGCAAAGTGATGTCAGGCACCAGTGTTGGGGCACTGGCGGTCACTATTTTACAATCATTACTGGACATTGGACGTTTTTTGCTACCTTATGGCTTACGCTACCTAACATGAACTCCTGAAAAGAGCTAAGTCCACGACTTCCAATAACGACTACATCAAATTCATTCTCATTTGCGTGTTTTATAATTGAAGCTGCTGGATCTCCACGTAAAAACTTTATCTCATATGAAACTCCTGCATTATCAGCTCTCTCTATTGTATCCTTTAGACGTTCTTTTCTTTTCTCTAAGACGCCGAATTGGTCCATCTGTCTCAATGCATCAGCTTTTGATGTTTTGCTATCGACTACATAGACTACATCAATGTGTGATCCTTCATTTAACTTAGCTAAAGAAATTGCTCGATCAGCAGCTCTGAGGGAATGCTTCGAACCGTCCGCTGCGAGTAGAATTTTTTGGTACATTTTAATTCCTCCCCGAATCTACATCTACAACTGATATCTTCAGAACTTATCATACATTACATTCATAAGTAAGGAAAGTCAAAATCAATCATTAGAGAAAGTGACTAGGTAGGGTAAGGATAAGGTGCGGCAAAGTTAGTATTTAGAAGAAAAACAACGTATAATGATGAACTGTATATATAAAAGCTATATATCAAAGTTTACTGAGTTCGTCGTTATTGGTAAAATAAAATCTTATTGATTGCGAACGATAAAGGTAGTCTGCTTAAAAATTGAAACTAAAACAGAGGAGAGGTGATAGCTTGAATGTTCAAGCAATAAAAGAAGAGTGGTTTAGTAATGTAAAGGGAGATACATTAGCAGGAATCGTTGTAGCGTTAGCACTAATTCCGGAAGCTATTGCCTTTTCAATCATTGCAGGGGTAGATCCGATGGTTGGGCTATATGCTTCTTTTTGTATTGCCGTAGTAATTGCCTTTATAGGTGGGCGTCCAGGAATGATATCTGCCGCAACAGGCGCAATGGCTTTATTGATGATAACGTTAGTTGCAGATCACGGGCTACAATATTTGTTAGCTGCAACTGTCTTAACAGGAATTATTCAAATTCTATTTGGAGTTTTCAAATTAGCAAAGTACATGAAATTTGTACCTAGGTCGGTGATGGTTGGTTTTGTTAATGCATTAGCAATCTTGATTTTTATCGCGCAGTTAGAGAATTTTGTAGGTGCAAATTGGGTGATGTATGCAATGGTAGCATTAACTCTAGCAATTATCTATATTTTACCAAGGTTTTCTAGTGCGATTCCTTCGACCTTAGTAGCAATCGTTGCTGTAACCGCAATTGCAATTTTTGGCAAGCTAGGAATTAGTACTGTTGGTGATATGGGAGCACTACCAAGCACTTTACCAGTTTTCTTAATTCCATCCATACCATTAACAATTGAGACATTATTGATTATTTTGCCATATTCATTGGCCTTAGCGGTTGTAGGTCTATTAGAGTCATTACTTACTGCTCAGATTGTTGACGATATGACGGAAACTGACAGTGATAAGAATAAAGAAAGTCGTGGGCAAGGAATTGCAAACGTTATTACAGGATTTTTCGGTGGAATGGCTGGATGTGCGATGATTGGTCAGTCAGTTATCAACGTCAAGTCAGGTGGTAGAGGACGTCTTTCGTGTCTCGTTGCTGGGGTAGTCCTTATGTTTCTAATCATCATGCTAGGTTCCGTTGTTGTGCAAATTCCAATGGCAGCATTAGTCGGTGTTATGTTTATGGTATCTATTGGAACATTTGATTGGAACTCTATACGAACGATACACCTAATCCCAAAAACAGATGCTATTGTTATGGTAGTTACGGTATTGACTGTAGTATTTA
This is a stretch of genomic DNA from Desulfuribacillus alkaliarsenatis. It encodes these proteins:
- the rlmH gene encoding 23S rRNA (pseudouridine(1915)-N(3))-methyltransferase RlmH, which codes for MQITIVVVGKLKEKYLKQGIDEYMKRLSSYAKVQIIEVADEKAPENLSEAGEVQVKDKEGQRILGNIKPDSHCIALAIEGKQQSSEALAANLDKLATYGKSHITLVIGGSLGLSDDVLKRADEKLSFSKMTLPHQLMRLILLEQVYRAFRINKGEPYHK
- a CDS encoding (Fe-S)-binding protein, with amino-acid sequence MKVTLFTTCIVDFMAMNVGKATVELLESLGHEIDYPTNQTCCGQPMYNTGYVEKTKSTIKHFIETFEHAEVIVSPSGSCVSFVKEYPHVLADDKDWKERAEKVAAKTYELSQFLIDVININDFSAKLPGKAVYHSNCHTARFLKVKEQPLQLLSKVEGLELVDFHNSDKCCGFGGTFSVKMGDISAEVADEKARYIQEANPDYLIGADFACLMNIGGRLSRIGSNIKVMHIAEVLNSK
- a CDS encoding LutB/LldF family L-lactate oxidation iron-sulfur protein; the protein is MGIKINDKSFKKNLEKNLNDDFMRAAMVKAQDLINKNRANVLSQLGDGNYQEWQKLSGEARAHAIENLDFYLNQFAENVVKNGGTVFFAKDAKEASQYVTNLAIEKGVKKVVKAKSMVTEEIGLNHDLIDAGVDVKETDLAEYILQLDDWNPPSHMVVPSLHLNKTQIRDVFAKNGYSGKDIPEDLAAFARAQLRNEFLTADMGIYGCNFAIAESGAITLISNEGNIDLCTSAPELQVAVMGMERILATYEDADICISLLARNAVGAKSTSYTTFVNGITEEGAADGAKEFHVVIVDNGRSKVLKSQFKEVLQCMRCAACLNICPIYRQVGGHSYNSIYSGPLGVVLTPLLAGYEDFEELPYMCSLCGACTEVCPSNIKLHSLIHEHKRVLAEDKKNSAFWGVSMTGAGKVFSRPWMYKLGTGIAPLMTKPLMEDGKIKKGISILKGWTDKRDMPALEKTRFRDWYASRSKGGNK
- a CDS encoding LutC/YkgG family protein; this encodes MKKGQILNRESFISNLSNILGREMPKEVVHPGLSSKPHLEIYKGYTQAQLAEEFHKNAQVNKAGSGGKIDSLIIEKKDLANTVAEKLVEHGTGPIIAWNDERFAEWGLNEVLKDAYVWTDKKGRENVDKALEASYGVCISDISLAETASYTVIDKLGKGRSSNFLPLNYVCIVPQSTIVPRLTQAMQKLHEMSKEGINPAAINFICGSSSSSDIELNKVWGVHGPIRLTYLIVSDL
- a CDS encoding universal stress protein, translating into MYQKILLAADGSKHSLRAADRAISLAKLNEGSHIDVVYVVDSKTSKADALRQMDQFGVLEKRKERLKDTIERADNAGVSYEIKFLRGDPAASIIKHANENEFDVVVIGSRGLSSFQEFMLGSVSHKVAKNVQCPVMIVK
- a CDS encoding SulP family inorganic anion transporter; translation: MNVQAIKEEWFSNVKGDTLAGIVVALALIPEAIAFSIIAGVDPMVGLYASFCIAVVIAFIGGRPGMISAATGAMALLMITLVADHGLQYLLAATVLTGIIQILFGVFKLAKYMKFVPRSVMVGFVNALAILIFIAQLENFVGANWVMYAMVALTLAIIYILPRFSSAIPSTLVAIVAVTAIAIFGKLGISTVGDMGALPSTLPVFLIPSIPLTIETLLIILPYSLALAVVGLLESLLTAQIVDDMTETDSDKNKESRGQGIANVITGFFGGMAGCAMIGQSVINVKSGGRGRLSCLVAGVVLMFLIIMLGSVVVQIPMAALVGVMFMVSIGTFDWNSIRTIHLIPKTDAIVMVVTVLTVVFTHNLAIGVLTGVVLSALFFGAKISKVDVNSELAENGKKKIYYVEGQLFFVSVTDFVDAFDFKDDVKVVEIDFTRSHLWDDSAIGAIDKVKMRYEQNGITVQLTNMNKESSRLMNRIGGLSTKSGH